One region of Sus scrofa isolate TJ Tabasco breed Duroc chromosome 3, Sscrofa11.1, whole genome shotgun sequence genomic DNA includes:
- the PCGF1 gene encoding polycomb group RING finger protein 1 — MASPQGGQIAIAMRLRNQLQSVYKMDPLRNEEEVRVKIKDLNEHIVCCLCAGYFVDATTITECLHTFCKSCIVKYLQTSKYCPMCNIKIHETQPLLNLKLDRVMQDIVYKLVPGLQDSEEKRIREFYQSRGLDRITQPSGEEPALSNLGLPFSSFDHSKAHYYRYDEQLSLCLERLSSGKDKNKSVLQNKYVRCSVRAEVRHLRKVLCHRLMLSPQHVQLLFDNEVLPDHMTMKQIWLSRWFGKPSPLLLQYSVKEKRR, encoded by the exons ATGGCGTCTCCTCAGGGGGGCCAGATTGCGATCGCGATGAGGCTTCGGAACCAGCTCCAGTCAGTGTACAAGATGGACCCGCTACGGAACGAG GAGGAGGTTCGAGTAAAGATCAAAGACTTGAATGAACACATCGTCTGCTGCTTGTGCGCAGGATACTTCGTGGATGCCACTACCATCACTGAGTGTCTTCATACGT tCTGCAAGAGTTGTATTGTGAAGTACCTCCAAACCAGCAAGTACTGCCCCATGTGCAACATCAAGATCCATGAGACACAGCCACTGCTCAACCTCAAACTGGACCGGGTCATGCAGGACATCGTGTACAAGCTAGTGCCAGGCTTGCAAGACA GTGAAGAGAAACGGATCCGAGAATTCTACCAGTCCCGAGGCTTGGACAGGATCACTCAGCCCAGTGGGGAAG AGCCAGCCCTGAGCAACCTCGGCCTCCCCTTCAGCAGTTTCGACCACTCAAAAGCCCACTACTATCGCTATGATGAGCAGCTAAGCCTATGCCTGGAGCGGCTGAG TTCTGGCAAAGACAAGAATAAAAGCGTCCTGCAG aaCAAATATGTGCGATGTTCTGTTAGAGCTGAGGTTCGCCATCTCCGGAAAGTCCTCTGTCACCGCTTGATGCTAAGTCCCCAGCAT GTGCAGCTCCTTTTTGACAATGAAGTTCTCCCTGATCACATGACCATGAAGCAGATATGGCTCTCCCGCTGGTTCGGCAAG CCATCTCCTTTGCTTTTACAATACAGtgtgaaagagaagaggaggtaG